Proteins encoded together in one Neisseria lactamica window:
- the trpC gene encoding indole-3-glycerol phosphate synthase TrpC, translated as MTDILNKILTAKAQEVAAQKAAVNAEHIRALAAEAAPVRSFIGSIRGKHRLNLPAVIAEIKKASPSKGLIRPDFRPAEIARAYENAGAACLSVLTDEPYFQGSPEYLKQAREAVSLPVLRKDFIIDEYQVYQARAWGADAVLLIAAALEQEQLERFEAVAHELGMTVLLELHDESELEKCRNLTTPLWGVNNRNLRTFEVSLDQTLSLLPALEGKTVVTESGITGKADVEFMRTRGVHTFLIGETFMRAGDIEAEVGKLF; from the coding sequence ATGACCGACATCCTCAATAAAATCCTTACCGCCAAGGCACAGGAAGTTGCCGCCCAAAAAGCCGCCGTCAACGCCGAACACATCCGAGCACTTGCCGCAGAAGCCGCGCCCGTCCGCAGCTTTATCGGTTCGATACGCGGCAAACACCGCCTCAACCTGCCCGCCGTCATAGCCGAAATCAAAAAGGCAAGCCCGAGCAAAGGGTTAATCCGTCCGGACTTCCGACCGGCCGAGATTGCACGCGCCTATGAAAACGCCGGAGCGGCGTGTTTGTCCGTACTGACCGACGAACCCTATTTCCAAGGTTCGCCCGAATACCTCAAACAGGCGCGCGAAGCCGTATCGCTGCCCGTGCTGCGCAAAGACTTCATTATCGACGAATATCAGGTTTATCAGGCGCGCGCATGGGGGGCGGATGCCGTCCTGCTGATTGCCGCCGCACTGGAACAGGAACAATTGGAACGCTTTGAAGCGGTGGCGCACGAATTGGGCATGACCGTCCTGCTCGAGCTGCACGATGAAAGCGAATTGGAAAAATGCCGCAACCTGACCACGCCGTTGTGGGGCGTAAACAACCGCAACCTGAGGACTTTTGAAGTCTCCCTCGACCAAACCCTGTCGCTGCTGCCCGCGCTGGAAGGCAAAACCGTCGTTACCGAAAGCGGCATTACGGGTAAGGCGGATGTGGAATTTATGCGGACGCGCGGCGTGCACACCTTCCTGATCGGCGAAACGTTCATGCGTGCCGGCGATATTGAGGCGGAAGTGGGCAAACTCTTCTAA
- a CDS encoding YheT family hydrolase yields MILTPPDTPFFLRNGNADTIAAKFLQRPAPVYRRELLPDSTGKTKVAYDFSDGISPDAPLVVLFHGLEGSSRSHYAVELMLAVRDRGWNGAVVHFRSCGGIANTAPVFYHLGDTAEIAFTLDTLAARYREIYAVGVSLGGNALAKYLGERGENALPQAAAAVSAPVDAEAAGRRFDSGITRLLYTRYFLRTLIPKARSLQGFQTAFAAGCKTLGEFDDRFTAPLHGFADRHDYYRRTSCKPLLKHVAKPLLLLNAANDPFLPPEALPRADEVSEAVTLFQPAHGGHAGFVGSTGGRLHLQWLPQTVLSYFDSFRTNRR; encoded by the coding sequence ATGATTTTGACACCGCCGGACACACCGTTTTTCCTCCGCAACGGCAATGCCGATACGATTGCCGCCAAATTCCTGCAACGCCCCGCGCCCGTCTACCGCCGAGAGCTGCTTCCCGACAGCACGGGTAAAACCAAAGTCGCCTACGACTTTTCAGACGGCATTTCGCCCGATGCGCCGCTGGTCGTGCTGTTTCACGGTTTGGAAGGAAGCAGCCGCAGCCATTACGCGGTCGAACTGATGCTCGCGGTACGCGATCGGGGTTGGAACGGCGCAGTCGTCCATTTCCGCAGCTGCGGCGGCATTGCCAACACCGCTCCGGTGTTCTACCACTTGGGCGATACCGCCGAAATCGCCTTTACTTTGGACACGCTTGCCGCGCGTTACCGTGAAATATACGCCGTCGGCGTATCGCTGGGCGGCAACGCGCTGGCAAAATATTTGGGCGAACGGGGCGAAAACGCGCTGCCGCAAGCCGCTGCCGCCGTATCCGCCCCCGTCGATGCAGAGGCGGCAGGCAGACGCTTCGACAGCGGCATCACGCGGCTGCTCTACACGCGCTACTTCCTCCGCACACTGATACCCAAAGCACGTTCGCTCCAAGGTTTTCAGACGGCATTTGCCGCAGGGTGCAAAACACTGGGCGAGTTTGACGACCGCTTCACCGCACCGCTGCACGGCTTTGCCGACCGGCACGACTACTACCGCCGAACTTCCTGCAAACCGCTGCTCAAACACGTTGCCAAACCGCTGCTCCTGCTCAATGCCGCCAACGACCCCTTCCTGCCGCCCGAAGCCCTGCCCCGCGCAGACGAAGTGTCCGAAGCCGTTACCCTGTTCCAGCCGGCACACGGCGGACACGCCGGCTTTGTCGGCAGCACCGGCGGCAGGCTGCACCTGCAATGGCTGCCGCAGACCGTCCTGTCCTATTTCGACAGCTTCCGCACAAACAGGCGTTAA
- the murJ gene encoding murein biosynthesis integral membrane protein MurJ — MNMLGALAKVGSLTMVSRVLGFVRDTVIARAFGAGMATDAFFVAFKLPNLLRRVFAEGAFAQAFVPILAEYKETRSKEAAEAFIRHVAGMLSFVLVIVTALGILAAPWVIYVSAPGFAQDADKFQLSIGLLRITFPYILLISLSSFVGSVLNSYHKFGIPAFTPTFLNVSFIVFALFFVPYFDPPVTALAWAVFAGGILQLGFQLPWLAKLGFLKLPKLNFKDAAVNRVMKQMAPAILGVSVAQISLVINTIFASYLQSGSVSWMYYADRMMELPGGVLGAALGTILLPTLSKHAANQDTEQFSALLDWGLRLCMLLTLPAAVGMAVLSFPLVATLFMYREFTLFDAQMTQHALIAYSFGLIGLIMIKVLAPGFYARQNIKTPVKIAIFTLICTQLMNLAFIGPLKHAGLSLAIGLGACINAGLLFFLLRRHGIYRPGKGWAAFLAKMLLALAVMCGGLWAAQACLPFEWAHAGGMRKAGQLCILIVIGGGLYFASLAALGFRPRHFKRVES; from the coding sequence ATGAATATGCTTGGAGCTTTGGCAAAAGTCGGCAGCCTGACGATGGTGTCGCGCGTTTTGGGATTTGTGCGCGATACGGTCATTGCGCGCGCATTCGGCGCGGGTATGGCGACGGATGCGTTTTTTGTCGCGTTCAAACTGCCCAACCTGCTGCGCCGCGTGTTTGCGGAAGGGGCGTTTGCCCAAGCGTTCGTGCCGATTTTGGCGGAATACAAGGAAACGCGTTCGAAAGAGGCGGCGGAGGCTTTTATCCGCCATGTGGCGGGGATGCTGTCGTTTGTACTGGTCATCGTTACCGCGCTGGGCATACTTGCCGCGCCTTGGGTGATTTATGTTTCCGCACCCGGCTTTGCCCAAGATGCCGACAAATTTCAGCTTTCCATCGGTTTGCTGCGGATTACGTTCCCCTATATCTTATTGATTTCACTTTCCTCTTTTGTCGGCTCGGTACTCAATTCTTATCATAAGTTCGGCATTCCGGCGTTTACGCCCACGTTTCTGAACGTGTCGTTTATCGTATTCGCGCTGTTTTTCGTACCGTATTTCGATCCGCCCGTTACCGCACTGGCATGGGCGGTTTTTGCCGGCGGCATTTTGCAACTCGGCTTTCAGCTCCCTTGGTTGGCGAAACTGGGTTTTTTGAAACTGCCCAAACTGAATTTCAAAGATGCGGCGGTCAACCGCGTCATGAAACAGATGGCGCCTGCGATTTTGGGCGTGAGCGTGGCGCAGATTTCTTTGGTGATTAACACGATTTTCGCGTCTTATCTGCAATCGGGCAGCGTTTCATGGATGTATTACGCCGACCGCATGATGGAACTGCCCGGCGGCGTGCTGGGGGCGGCACTCGGTACGATTTTGCTGCCGACTTTGTCCAAACACGCGGCAAACCAAGATACGGAACAGTTTTCCGCCCTGCTCGACTGGGGTTTGCGCCTGTGCATGCTGCTGACGCTGCCGGCGGCGGTCGGAATGGCGGTGTTGTCGTTCCCGCTGGTGGCGACGCTGTTTATGTACCGCGAATTCACGCTGTTTGACGCGCAAATGACACAACACGCGCTGATTGCCTATTCTTTCGGTTTAATCGGTTTGATCATGATTAAAGTGTTGGCGCCCGGCTTTTATGCGCGGCAAAACATCAAAACGCCCGTCAAAATCGCCATCTTCACGCTTATCTGCACGCAGTTGATGAACCTCGCCTTTATCGGCCCGTTGAAACACGCCGGACTTTCGCTCGCCATCGGTTTGGGCGCGTGCATCAATGCCGGATTGTTGTTCTTCCTGTTACGCAGACACGGCATTTACCGCCCCGGCAAGGGTTGGGCGGCATTTTTGGCGAAAATGCTGCTCGCGCTCGCCGTGATGTGCGGCGGACTGTGGGCGGCGCAGGCTTGCCTGCCGTTTGAATGGGCACACGCCGGCGGAATGCGGAAAGCGGGGCAGCTCTGCATCCTGATTGTCATCGGCGGCGGACTGTATTTCGCCTCGCTGGCGGCTTTGGGCTTCCGTCCGCGCCATTTCAAACGGGTGGAAAGCTGA
- a CDS encoding thiol:disulfide interchange protein DsbA/DsbL, whose protein sequence is MKSRHLALGVAALFALAACDSKVQTSVPADSAPAASAAAPAGLVEGQNYTVLANPIPQQQTGKVEVLEFFGYFCPHCAHLEPVLSKHAKSFKDDMYLRTEHVVWQKEMLPLARLAAAVDMAAAESKDVANSHIFDAMVNQKIKLQEPEVLKKWLGEQTAFDGKKVLAAYESPESQARAGKMQELTETFQIDGTPTVIVGGKYKVEFADWESGMNTIDLLADKVREEQKAAQ, encoded by the coding sequence ATGAAATCCAGACACCTCGCCCTCGGCGTTGCCGCCCTGTTCGCCCTTGCCGCGTGCGACAGCAAAGTCCAAACCAGCGTCCCCGCCGACAGCGCGCCTGCCGCTTCCGCCGCCGCCCCCGCCGGGCTGGTCGAAGGGCAAAACTACACCGTCCTTGCCAACCCGATTCCCCAACAGCAGACAGGCAAGGTTGAAGTGCTCGAATTTTTCGGCTACTTCTGTCCGCACTGCGCCCACCTCGAACCTGTTTTGAGCAAACACGCCAAGTCTTTTAAAGACGATATGTACCTGCGTACCGAACACGTCGTCTGGCAGAAAGAAATGCTGCCGCTGGCACGCCTCGCCGCCGCCGTCGATATGGCTGCCGCCGAAAGCAAAGATGTGGCGAACAGCCATATTTTCGATGCGATGGTTAATCAGAAAATTAAGCTGCAAGAGCCGGAAGTCCTCAAAAAATGGCTGGGCGAACAAACCGCCTTTGACGGCAAAAAAGTCCTTGCCGCCTACGAATCTCCCGAAAGCCAGGCGCGTGCCGGCAAAATGCAGGAGCTGACCGAAACCTTCCAAATCGACGGTACGCCCACGGTTATCGTCGGCGGCAAATATAAAGTCGAATTTGCCGACTGGGAGTCCGGTATGAACACCATCGACCTTTTGGCGGACAAAGTACGCGAAGAACAAAAAGCCGCGCAGTAA
- the amgK gene encoding N-acetylmuramate/N-acetylglucosamine kinase AmgK, with the protein MQRQTELKDWLQTVYPERDFDLSFAAADADFRRYFRATFSDGGSVVCMDAPPDKMSVAPYLKVQKLFDMVNVPQVLHADTDLGFVVLNDLGNTTFLTAMLQEQGEAAHKALLLEAIGELVELQKASREGVLPEYDRETMLREINLFPEWFVAKELGRELTFKQRQLWQQTVDTLLPPLLAQPKVYVHRDFIVRNLMLTRGRPGVLDFQDALYGPISYDLVSLLRDAFIEWEEEFVLDLVIRYWEKARAAGLPVPEAFDEFYRRFEWMGVQRHLKVAGIFARLYYRDGKDKYRPEIPRFLNYLRRVSRRYAELAPLYALLVELVGDEELETGFTF; encoded by the coding sequence ATGCAACGGCAAACCGAACTGAAAGATTGGCTTCAGACCGTTTATCCCGAACGGGACTTCGATCTGTCCTTCGCGGCGGCGGATGCAGATTTCCGCCGCTATTTCCGTGCAACGTTTTCAGACGGCGGCAGCGTCGTCTGCATGGATGCGCCGCCCGACAAGATGAGTGTCGCACCTTATTTGAAGGTGCAGAAACTGTTTGACATGGTCAATGTGCCGCAGGTATTGCACGCGGACACGGATTTGGGGTTTGTGGTATTGAACGACTTGGGCAATACGACGTTTTTGACCGCGATGCTTCAGGAGCAGGGCGAAGCGGCGCACAAAGCCCTGCTTTTGGAGGCAATCGGCGAGCTGGTCGAATTGCAGAAGGCAAGCCGTGAAGGGGTTTTGCCCGAATATGACCGTGAAACGATGCTGCGCGAAATCAACCTGTTCCCGGAATGGTTTGTCGCAAAAGAATTGGGGCGCGAATTAACATTCAAACAACGCCAACTTTGGCAGCAGACCGTCGATACGCTGCTGCCGCCCCTGTTGGCGCAGCCCAAAGTCTATGTGCACCGCGACTTTATCGTCCGCAACCTGATGCTGACGCGCGGCAGGCCGGGCGTTTTAGACTTCCAAGACGCGCTTTACGGCCCGATTTCCTACGATTTGGTGTCGCTGTTGCGCGATGCCTTTATCGAATGGGAAGAAGAATTTGTCTTGGACTTGGTTATCCGCTACTGGGAAAAGGCGCGGGCTGCCGGCTTGCCCGTCCCCGAGGCATTTGACGAGTTTTACCGCCGGTTCGAATGGATGGGCGTGCAGCGGCACTTGAAGGTTGCAGGCATCTTCGCACGCCTGTACTACCGCGACGGCAAAGACAAATACCGTCCGGAAATCCCGCGTTTCTTAAACTATCTGCGCCGCGTATCGCGCCGTTATGCCGAACTCGCCCCGCTCTACGCGCTCTTGGTCGAACTGGTCGGCGATGAAGAACTGGAAACGGGCTTTACGTTTTAA
- a CDS encoding LPS-assembly protein LptD: MARLFSLKPLVLALGLCFGTHCAADTVAAEEADGRVAEGGAQGASESAQTSDLTLGSTCLFCSNESGKPEKTESAVQGSGEASIPEDYTRIVADRMEGQSQVQVRAEGNVVVERNRTTLNADWADYDQSGDTVTAGDRFALQQDGTLIRGETLTYNLEQQTGEAHNVRMETEHGGRRLQSVSRTAEMLGEGHYKLTETQFNTCSAGDAGWYVKAASVEADREKGIGVAKHAAFVFGGVPLFYTPWADFPLDGNRKSGLLVPSVSAGSDGISLSAPYYFNLAPNLDATFAPGVIGERGAVFDGQVRYLRPDYAGQADLTWLPHDKKSGRNNRYQAKWQHRHDISDTLQAGVDFNQVSDSGYYRDFYGSGEIAGNVNLNRRVWLDYGGRAAGGSLNAGLSVQKYQTLANQSGYKDKPYALMPRLSADWHKNAGRAQIGVSAQFTRFSHDSRQDGSRLVVYPGIKWDFSNSWGYVRPKLGLHATYYSLDSFGGKASRSVGRVLPVVNIDGGTTFERNTRLFGGEVVQTLEPRLFYNYIPAKSQNDLPNFDSSESSFGYGQLFRENLYYGNDRINAANSLSAAVQSRILDGATGEERFRAGIGQKFYFKDDAVMLDGSVGKNPRSRSDWVAFASGGIGGHFTLDSSIHYNQNDKRAEHYAVGAGYRPAPGKVLNARYKYGRNEKIYLQADGSYFYDKLSQLDLSAQWPLTRNLSAVVRYNYGFEAKKPIEVLAGAEYRSSCGCWGAGVYAQRYVTGRDTYKNAVFLTLHLKDLSNVGKNPADRMDVAVPGYIPNLGSSRRHGAQP; this comes from the coding sequence TTGGCTCGTTTATTTTCACTCAAACCACTGGTGCTGGCACTGGGCCTCTGTTTCGGCACGCATTGCGCCGCCGATACCGTTGCGGCGGAAGAGGCGGACGGGCGTGTCGCAGAAGGCGGCGCGCAGGGCGCGTCCGAATCCGCACAAACTTCCGATTTGACCCTCGGCTCGACCTGCCTATTTTGCAGTAACGAAAGCGGCAAACCCGAAAAAACCGAATCTGCCGTCCAAGGCAGCGGCGAAGCATCCATCCCCGAAGACTATACGCGCATTGTTGCCGACAGGATGGAAGGACAGTCGCAGGTGCAGGTGCGTGCCGAAGGCAACGTCGTCGTCGAACGCAACCGGACAACCCTTAATGCCGACTGGGCGGATTACGACCAGTCGGGCGACACCGTTACCGCCGGCGACCGTTTCGCCCTCCAACAGGACGGTACGCTGATTCGGGGCGAAACCCTGACCTACAATCTCGAGCAGCAGACCGGCGAAGCGCACAACGTCCGCATGGAAACCGAACACGGCGGACGGCGGCTGCAAAGTGTCAGCCGCACCGCCGAAATGTTGGGCGAAGGGCATTACAAACTGACGGAAACCCAATTCAACACCTGTTCCGCCGGCGATGCCGGCTGGTATGTCAAGGCTGCCTCTGTCGAAGCCGATCGGGAAAAAGGCATAGGCGTTGCCAAACACGCCGCCTTCGTGTTCGGCGGTGTTCCCCTTTTCTATACGCCTTGGGCGGACTTCCCGCTTGACGGCAACCGCAAAAGCGGCCTGCTCGTCCCGTCCGTATCCGCCGGTTCGGACGGCATTTCCCTTTCCGCCCCCTATTATTTCAACCTTGCCCCCAATCTCGATGCCACGTTCGCGCCCGGCGTGATCGGCGAACGCGGCGCGGTCTTTGACGGGCAGGTACGCTACCTGCGACCGGATTATGCCGGACAGGCCGACCTGACCTGGCTGCCGCACGATAAGAAAAGCGGCAGGAACAACCGCTATCAGGCGAAATGGCAGCACCGGCACGACATTTCCGACACGCTTCAGGCGGGTGTCGATTTCAACCAAGTCTCCGACAGCGGCTACTACCGCGACTTTTACGGCAGCGGGGAAATCGCCGGCAACGTCAACCTCAACCGCCGCGTATGGCTGGATTATGGCGGCAGGGCGGCGGGAGGCAGCCTGAATGCCGGCCTTTCGGTTCAGAAATACCAGACGCTGGCGAACCAAAGCGGCTACAAAGACAAACCGTATGCCCTGATGCCGCGCCTTTCTGCCGATTGGCATAAAAACGCAGGCAGGGCGCAAATCGGCGTGTCCGCACAATTTACCCGCTTCAGCCACGACAGCCGCCAAGACGGCAGCCGACTGGTCGTGTATCCCGGTATCAAATGGGATTTCAGCAACAGTTGGGGCTACGTCCGCCCCAAACTCGGGCTGCACGCCACTTATTACAGCCTCGACAGTTTCGGCGGCAAAGCGTCCCGCAGCGTCGGGCGCGTTTTGCCCGTTGTCAATATCGACGGCGGCACGACTTTTGAGCGGAATACGCGGCTGTTCGGCGGCGAAGTCGTGCAAACCCTCGAGCCGCGCCTGTTCTACAACTATATCCCGGCCAAATCCCAAAACGACCTGCCCAATTTCGATTCGTCGGAAAGCAGCTTCGGTTACGGGCAGCTCTTCCGTGAAAACCTCTATTACGGCAACGACAGGATCAATGCCGCCAACAGCCTTTCCGCCGCCGTGCAGAGCCGTATTTTGGACGGCGCGACGGGGGAAGAGCGTTTCCGCGCCGGCATCGGTCAGAAATTCTATTTCAAGGATGATGCGGTGATGCTTGACGGCAGCGTCGGCAAAAATCCGCGCAGCCGTTCCGACTGGGTGGCATTCGCCTCCGGCGGCATAGGCGGGCATTTCACCCTCGACAGCAGCATCCACTACAACCAAAACGACAAACGCGCCGAACATTACGCCGTCGGCGCAGGCTACCGCCCCGCCCCCGGAAAAGTGTTGAACGCCCGTTACAAATACGGGCGCAACGAAAAAATCTACCTGCAGGCGGACGGCTCCTATTTTTACGACAAACTCAGCCAGCTCGACCTGTCCGCACAGTGGCCGCTGACGCGCAACCTGTCGGCCGTCGTCCGCTACAACTACGGTTTTGAAGCCAAAAAACCGATAGAGGTGCTGGCGGGTGCGGAATACCGGAGCAGTTGCGGCTGCTGGGGCGCGGGCGTGTACGCGCAGCGTTACGTTACCGGCAGGGATACCTACAAAAACGCCGTCTTCCTTACCCTGCACCTGAAAGATTTGAGCAATGTCGGCAAAAATCCCGCAGACAGGATGGATGTCGCCGTTCCCGGCTATATTCCGAACCTGGGCTCCTCCCGCAGGCACGGGGCGCAACCCTGA
- a CDS encoding peptidylprolyl isomerase, which produces MKIKTLIIASALLAANFGYAAPHKAKPAPAAKPARQAASPAGQEGGIHFSDGIAAVADNEVITRRRLAQAVADAKANLPKDVQIGDEELTGQVLMQLVNQSLIVQAGKRRNIQASEAEIDAAAAQNPQLKHLSAEQRRELADSIIAEKVRQQAVMQNSRVSEAEVDRFIEQAQKQGITLPEGEPLRQYRAQHILIKADGENAAVGAESTIRKIYDQARNGTDFSGLARQYSQDAGAGNGGDLGWFSDGVMVAPFEAAVHALKPGQVSAPVRTQFGWHIIKLNEVRDAGTPEERIRNSVRQYIFQQKAEQATAELLRDLHSGAYIDIR; this is translated from the coding sequence ATGAAAATCAAAACCCTGATCATTGCGTCCGCACTGTTGGCGGCAAACTTCGGCTATGCCGCCCCGCACAAGGCAAAACCCGCACCTGCCGCCAAGCCGGCGCGCCAAGCAGCCTCCCCCGCCGGACAGGAAGGCGGCATACACTTTTCAGACGGCATCGCCGCCGTTGCCGACAACGAAGTCATCACGCGCCGCAGGCTGGCGCAGGCCGTTGCCGATGCCAAGGCAAACCTGCCCAAAGACGTGCAAATCGGTGATGAGGAATTGACCGGGCAAGTCCTGATGCAGCTGGTTAACCAATCCCTGATCGTACAGGCGGGCAAACGCCGCAACATTCAGGCAAGCGAAGCGGAAATCGATGCCGCCGCCGCGCAGAATCCGCAGCTTAAGCACCTGTCTGCCGAACAACGCCGCGAACTTGCCGACAGCATTATTGCCGAAAAAGTCCGCCAGCAGGCAGTGATGCAGAACAGCCGGGTAAGCGAGGCAGAGGTTGACCGCTTTATCGAACAGGCGCAGAAACAGGGCATTACCCTGCCCGAAGGCGAGCCGCTGCGCCAATACCGCGCCCAACACATCCTGATTAAGGCAGACGGCGAAAACGCCGCTGTCGGCGCAGAAAGCACGATTCGTAAAATTTACGATCAAGCGCGCAACGGCACGGATTTTTCCGGCTTGGCGCGCCAATATTCGCAAGACGCGGGCGCGGGCAACGGCGGCGACTTGGGCTGGTTTTCAGACGGCGTGATGGTTGCGCCGTTTGAGGCGGCCGTCCACGCGCTCAAACCCGGCCAGGTCAGCGCGCCCGTCCGCACCCAATTCGGCTGGCACATCATCAAATTGAACGAAGTGCGCGATGCCGGCACGCCGGAAGAACGTATCCGCAACTCCGTGCGGCAATATATTTTCCAACAGAAAGCCGAACAGGCAACCGCCGAACTGTTGCGCGACCTGCATTCCGGCGCGTACATCGACATCCGTTGA
- a CDS encoding YadA C-terminal domain-containing protein, giving the protein MYYIKHRNFNDEKIIGTISTFPAGNRGGGVISNYSLAATNSDETAVVATNSNGTSVVATNDGKTADAENKKLKRGLAAQAALSGLFQPYSVGKANVTAAVGGYQSQSAFAVGVGYRYNEKFATKAGFAFAPGGGAAYHAGVNLEW; this is encoded by the coding sequence TTGTATTATATTAAACATAGGAATTTTAATGATGAAAAAATTATTGGCACCATCAGTACTTTCCCTGCTGGTAATCGCGGGGGGGGGGTAATTTCTAATTACTCGCTTGCAGCGACGAATTCTGATGAGACTGCGGTTGTTGCAACAAATTCTAATGGGACTTCGGTTGTTGCAACAAATGACGGAAAAACGGCAGATGCTGAAAACAAAAAACTGAAACGCGGTTTGGCGGCACAAGCCGCGTTAAGCGGTTTATTCCAACCCTACTCTGTTGGCAAGGCAAACGTTACCGCCGCTGTAGGCGGCTATCAGTCGCAATCCGCATTTGCCGTCGGTGTCGGTTACCGTTACAACGAAAAATTTGCAACAAAAGCAGGATTTGCCTTTGCACCCGGCGGCGGTGCGGCTTATCACGCCGGTGTCAATTTAGAATGGTAA
- a CDS encoding ribonuclease catalytic domain-containing protein, translating into MNIFYEESGQFKVAAVVQKNDATYQVDTQHGKRTKVKANNVFAEFDGDMAAFLENAQAQAADIDTDLLWEVCGEEEFTAEAIAEEYYGHAPTKTELAATLIALYAAPVYFYKKAKGVFKAAPEETLKQALAAIERKKQQDAQIDAWAEALKRGEMPSEIAADLKTILHAPDKQSLTYKAFTKAADALKTSAYELAKKTGGITSIPQYLQDGFEIKYFPKGTGFPDLPLPEMPDLPKADVTAFSIDDESTTEVDDALSLTDLGNGTKRVGIHIAAPSLAVKPGDKMEQIIMQRLSTVYFPNGKITMLPENWIAAFSLDAGAHRPAVSIYFDMDNEFNVGTPTCKIEAVNIAANLRIQAIEPHFNAETGLDEAGEMMFAHHQDLIWFYQFATALQKARGKYEPDRVPQYDYSIELDEEGKVSVVRRERGSPIDTLVSEMMILANSTWAQMLHDNDLPGLFRVQPAGKVRMSTKSEPHIGMGVQHYGWFTSPLRRAADYINQKQLLSLIDDSAEPLYQNSDAELFAALRDFDAAYTAYADFQRQMEAYWSLVYLQQQSISELTATILKEDLVRIEGLPLVTRATGIPFDALPKSQALFKITELDAEKQFVALNYIKAAAPAGKTAGNAV; encoded by the coding sequence ATGAATATCTTTTACGAAGAGTCCGGTCAATTCAAAGTCGCCGCCGTCGTCCAAAAAAACGATGCCACCTACCAAGTCGATACCCAACACGGCAAACGCACCAAAGTGAAGGCAAACAATGTCTTTGCCGAGTTTGACGGCGATATGGCGGCATTTTTGGAGAACGCGCAGGCACAAGCGGCAGACATTGACACCGATTTATTGTGGGAAGTATGCGGCGAAGAGGAATTTACCGCCGAAGCCATCGCCGAAGAATATTACGGACACGCGCCGACCAAAACCGAGCTGGCGGCAACTTTGATTGCACTTTACGCCGCGCCGGTGTATTTCTACAAAAAAGCCAAAGGCGTGTTCAAAGCCGCGCCCGAAGAAACCTTAAAACAAGCGCTTGCCGCCATCGAACGCAAAAAACAACAAGACGCGCAAATCGACGCTTGGGCGGAAGCCTTGAAACGCGGCGAGATGCCGTCTGAAATCGCGGCGGATTTGAAAACCATCTTACACGCGCCCGACAAGCAATCATTGACCTACAAAGCCTTTACCAAAGCCGCCGACGCATTGAAAACCTCCGCCTACGAATTGGCGAAAAAAACGGGCGGCATTACGTCCATTCCCCAATACCTGCAAGACGGGTTTGAAATCAAATACTTCCCCAAAGGAACAGGCTTTCCCGACCTTCCCCTTCCCGAAATGCCCGACCTGCCCAAAGCCGATGTTACCGCCTTTTCCATTGACGACGAATCGACCACCGAAGTGGACGATGCCTTGAGCCTGACCGACTTGGGCAACGGCACGAAGCGCGTCGGTATCCACATCGCCGCGCCGTCGCTTGCCGTTAAACCGGGCGACAAAATGGAACAAATCATTATGCAGCGGTTGAGTACGGTTTATTTTCCCAACGGCAAAATCACTATGCTGCCCGAAAACTGGATAGCCGCGTTCAGCCTTGATGCAGGCGCACACCGCCCTGCCGTCAGCATTTATTTTGATATGGACAACGAGTTCAACGTCGGCACGCCGACCTGCAAAATCGAAGCCGTCAACATCGCCGCAAACCTGCGTATCCAAGCCATCGAGCCGCATTTCAACGCCGAAACCGGCTTGGACGAAGCCGGCGAAATGATGTTCGCCCACCATCAAGACCTGATTTGGTTCTATCAATTCGCCACCGCCCTGCAAAAAGCGCGCGGCAAATACGAACCCGACCGCGTGCCGCAATACGATTACAGCATCGAATTGGATGAGGAAGGCAAGGTATCCGTCGTCCGCCGCGAACGCGGTTCGCCCATCGATACACTGGTCAGCGAGATGATGATTTTGGCCAACAGCACTTGGGCGCAGATGCTCCACGACAACGACCTGCCCGGCCTTTTCCGCGTCCAACCGGCAGGCAAAGTGCGTATGAGCACCAAATCCGAGCCGCACATCGGTATGGGCGTGCAGCATTACGGCTGGTTTACCTCGCCGCTGCGCCGCGCCGCCGACTACATCAACCAAAAACAACTCCTCAGCCTGATCGACGACTCCGCCGAGCCGCTGTATCAGAACAGCGATGCCGAGCTTTTTGCCGCACTGCGCGACTTTGATGCCGCCTATACCGCCTACGCCGATTTCCAACGGCAGATGGAAGCCTACTGGAGCCTGGTTTACCTGCAACAGCAAAGCATCAGCGAACTGACCGCGACGATTCTGAAAGAAGACCTCGTCCGCATCGAAGGCCTGCCGCTGGTCACGCGCGCGACCGGTATTCCGTTTGACGCGCTGCCCAAATCGCAGGCATTGTTCAAAATCACCGAATTGGATGCCGAGAAGCAGTTTGTCGCGCTCAACTACATCAAGGCAGCCGCACCTGCGGGCAAAACGGCAGGCAATGCCGTCTGA